In Micropterus dolomieu isolate WLL.071019.BEF.003 ecotype Adirondacks linkage group LG01, ASM2129224v1, whole genome shotgun sequence, the sequence ctTGTGCTGCTGCGAGTACGTGAACAGACACGGCGATCGAAGCCACGTAGCAGCCTGCTGCTGTGACTGCGAGGACCTGGATGATACCTGTGACAAGTGAGAAACATGAAACTGAATATCTctggggctgcaactaatgattatttgaAGTGACAACTGATCTGTTGGTTATTGATTATTGGTCAGCCCataaaaattgtgaaaaaatgcCCATCATAATTCTGCCGAAACCTACATCggcatcttcaaattgcttgttttgttggaACCAGCAAATTCTTGACAGTTTTAGTCCTGCTCTTGGCTTTGACAATGTTGATCTGTTAATATCTCAACTACTATTTAAGGGACTGCCTTGAAAGTTTgtacattcatggttcccaaaAGGATGAACCTGAGCTACTTTGGTGAttctctgacttttcctttagcaCCAACAGCAGGTCAAAATTTACAAGTACATTCATTCATATTCCCCTCAGGACTGATTATAACTTTGGTTATctcttcacttttatttatcaCATCCCAACTTCAATTTGtcaaatactttggtttatgaccaaaaaccagcaaaactaatgacgtgtactttgttttgtgttaattagcaaatgttaacataCTAAAATAAGATGGTAAACTTTAAACTTGCCAGAGATCAGCATGTTAGCTTGCTGACGTTAGCATtaagctcaaagcaccgctgtgcaAAAGTACAGCCTCAAAGGACAggtgtggctgtagactcttattCTTCTTGTTGTacctgaaacaattagtcaattactTCATCAGTTGATAATCCAGTAAAAATGCATAATGTGCTGATGaagaaaaatttttttttttttctcaagatAAAACTGTCTGATTTGTGCCATTGTGTTTTAAACTTCATAGAATAAGCACTTAAGTATTAATTGAATGCACAAGTTATTGTCAGTGGAATAATATTTGCAGCTCTACAATCAGCACTGTAACCGATAAATTTATGTATAAATAGGATCATATATATTCAGTGTATAGAAGTATTTCAATTaatgaatattattcaacatatagccgagtttttttatagaaaatattcagatgtaatcatgaacattttcataagtaactaatttaattacacatttttccCCAGTAACTAAcagattacagttacatttcTTTTGTCATTAAATTACATAAGTAGTTACTCCCCAACACTGAATATATTTAATGAAGACTGGCTCACCTTGATTGACTGAAACATCATCACCATATCAGTTGTTTGGAAAATGTCTAAATCAATTTAGAAGAGCTGATGTTACCAAACTGCAAAAATCACAAAGAACTTTAGTGTTATCCTAAACTGTTGTTAATTGGGCAAACAATCATGACTATTGAATAATATAGTCAAAGCAGAAATTTTTACTTGCAGGGAAATCACAGGTGTAAATGATAGCATCAATTAACCAGAGCTCGGGTACCGGAACATCTAAATACTATGGAGATTGgagatgtttttgttattattattattattattatatttcacaGATTTTTTACTCTGTCAGGTTTCTGAAGAGGGAGCCTCAGAAACCTGAATCCCTGTCACAGGTGGCTGCAGATGTCACAGACCGGCTTCGTGTGCCCTGGCTGTGGGGTGGAGCCCGAAAAGTGGACTTGTCAATCATCCCTCCTCTTGTTCTCCTTCCCGTCCTTCTGCACATCGCCGCTCTCCACTTCCTGCTCGGCATGGTAGTTCTGACAGCTCTGCCCGGCCTGGTGCTGTGGTACTACTATTTCACCCATCGCAAGAAGGGACGGACGCTCTTCTTCCTCAGCCTGGCCCTCTTCTCATTGGCGTACATGTACTACTTGTTCATCACGGAGGTGCTCCCCCATGGGGATGTAGGCCTGGTCCAGCTGGCGGTGGTAACTGTAGGGGTCGTACTCACCCTGGTAGCCCTTTTCCACACCAAGAGAGAACCCGGCATTGTGCAGCCAAACCAAGACGACGTCCACAGCACAGTGACGTATTATAGCCCTTTAGCAGACAGAGACCCTGCCCTCAATGGGGGGAGGCAGGATGTGACGGTAGCCAACCGGGCGGGATCTTCGGAGCAGGCGGGGACAAAGCTGAAGGAAAGTAGCCGAAGGAACTGGTGTCCGGTGTGCCGAGTGGTGCGGCCCCCGAGGGCGGGACATTGTCGGATCTGTGGTGTCTGCGTGCTGCGTCTCGACCACCACTGTGTCTGGTGGGTTCCATTAAAATGCGTCTCACTCTACCTGTCATCACTGTTTCTTCCACTTTGTCTCACATCTCTAACATTAAAGTTTTCTTGTTTATCATCTGCTTTATACATAAACCATtcaataaatctaaaaaaactacaaacatcctttttaattttaacattGCCCTTAAGTCTTTCTTTCTAGGATACGAATGTTTGTCCTGTTCACACCTGCTGATTCTTTATGGACCATATGTATAAGTTGTGTCGAGTCAGCgtcacacactcacattaaTTACAGCCTCAAGTAAACATTTCCTTGCTATCCTCCACTCCTGGTCCTGCATGTATGTAGTGCGGTGTAACCCTGGGGTCTCAGTGCGATGTTttatctgcctgtgtgtgtactgtgtgtgtttgtgcgtccACCTCCCACGTTGCCGTTGGGGTAGGATAAACAGCTGTGTGGGGCAGGCCAATCACCGCAGCTTCCTGCTTAcactcttcctcttcctgttgACGTCGCTGTACGGGATCAGCcttgtgctgcagtgtgtctgTCCGAAACAACACGTCTTCATCGCCCTGCTCTACTGCCCAGGGGTCTACAACCAGTTCAGGTACTGAGAACGGACATGTACACTTATACTCAAAGCCGGGTAACTTTAACATTATATTCCCTTTAAAGTTACCATTTACGTAAATCTAAATCCCCAATGTGTGGAATTCGAATGGGATCGCAACATATTTCCAATAACTCACAGTCCTGGTGAAAATTggtgtgtacagtatattttcGTTTCACACCATTCAATCTCATTGCTCCCAGGTCAGAAGGTTGTTGGGGccagaaaatctttttttttttttttaaatcttagaTATAACCTTTAACCTCTAGTATCTATTGTTGCTCTCactttactgatgcttgtatgttgttcctcgaACGTAattcgctttggataaaggcgtcagccaaataagtaaatataaacTTAACTTTTAaagtataaatgtaaatatgaggaaaaaaatgtaaataaggtTATGAAAATGGATATCACAAACAAGTGGAGTCTAACCTGTAAATCTATACTAAAATCAAGGGTATATATGAATGTATCACAGATAGATGTATTGCTGTAAATACCAGCCAACAAGTAACTATAAATTGCAGTACAGGAATGCCAAAGATGCAGTATGTTGACAGTAATTAGTATAAGTAAACAACTAACAGTTAGATAGTTTGTACACCAGAGCGCTGTTTGTTATgcgtgttttttttattcttgaagaaatagttggacattttgggaaatgtgtaGATGAGAAGATGAAAACCACTCTTGAGTCTGTATGATAAATATTAAGCTGCcaccagcagccggttagcttagcttagcacaaagactggaattgGGGAAACGTAATCCTtcgtaaaaccacaacttgtcgTTTGTACACTTTGGtttgtttaaacaaacaaacaagatattacATGTTAATTAAGTGAGCTTACGATTTgctttttgtcacattttgtacCCTTTGGACAGAACAAGGCTAGGTGTTTCCAGTTTTTAccctaagctaggctaaacaacTCCTGGCGCTAGctacatatttaccatacagaaatGAAAGTgttatcgatcttctcatctaactcttggtaagaaagtgaataagcgcAAAAAGTCTAACTATTCCTTaactattaatacaaaattgACCTCCCAAATCCTGTATCATTCATCTATTAAACAACATTTACTTCCAATGTATAAAGATGTAGCCACAAACTTAAAGTTgcaattgtttgttttctttttataatttatattggTATTAAGAATGCATTAATAGGAATGTAGagatatttttaatttcctACCAAGCCTTTCTCTGCAGCTCAAACTTAAATCATCTGCTTAACTGtacaaagacaaacaataaataacacaaaatgctTAAAATGAACAACTCTGCAAAT encodes:
- the zdhhc23b gene encoding palmitoyltransferase ZDHHC23-B isoform X2, whose product is MKKRANKVLEEEETLCCCEYVNRHGDRSHVAACCCDCEDLDDTCDKFLKREPQKPESLSQVAADVTDRLRVPWLWGGARKVDLSIIPPLVLLPVLLHIAALHFLLGMVVLTALPGLVLWYYYFTHRKKGRTLFFLSLALFSLAYMYYLFITEVLPHGDVGLVQLAVVTVGVVLTLVALFHTKREPGIVQPNQDDVHSTVTYYSPLADRDPALNGGRQDVTVANRAGSSEQAGTKLKESSRRNWCPVCRVVRPPRAGHCRICGVCVLRLDHHCVWINSCVGQANHRSFLLTLFLFLLTSLYGISLVLQCVCPKQHVFIALLYCPGVYNQFSTALCFTCAWYSSIVTIGLLHLLVVQVINVSYNVTEREARFALRDKTARRAYWGLVVDTGVYSRGFCGNWAEFMTMGEKLGAPPPAPTDLV
- the zdhhc23b gene encoding palmitoyltransferase ZDHHC23-B isoform X1, with product MKKRANKVLEEEETLCCCEYVNRHGDRSHVAACCCDCEDLDDTCDKFLKREPQKPESLSQVAADVTDRLRVPWLWGGARKVDLSIIPPLVLLPVLLHIAALHFLLGMVVLTALPGLVLWYYYFTHRKKGRTLFFLSLALFSLAYMYYLFITEVLPHGDVGLVQLAVVTVGVVLTLVALFHTKREPGIVQPNQDDVHSTVTYYSPLADRDPALNGGRQDVTVANRAGSSEQAGTKLKESSRRNWCPVCRVVRPPRAGHCRICGVCVLRLDHHCVWINSCVGQANHRSFLLTLFLFLLTSLYGISLVLQCVCPKQHVFIALLYCPGVYNQFSTALCFTCAWYSSIVTIGLLHLLVVQVINVSYNVTEREARFALRDKTARRAYWGLVVDTGVYSRGFCGNWAEFMTMGEKLGAPPPAPTDLVALQGVGIQEKSENE